A genome region from Candidatus Zixiibacteriota bacterium includes the following:
- the selD gene encoding selenide, water dikinase SelD produces the protein MGPVDLSAIVRDLDIPVPAEVLVGITTGDDAGVYRIAPDLNLVLTADFITPPCDDPHLFGRIAAANALSDVYAMGGTPKAALNLCCFPTRGITQPTLTEILRGGLDTLTKAGVALIGGHTVRDEELKYGLSVTGIVRDADIKTNAAARVGDLLILTKPLGTGIVVTGLRGGLITEVEARPVLEAMAELNHTACAVMLAFGGVHGVTDITGFGLAGHAWEMAQASRVGLRFMESRIPRWPLCDSLVARGVKSAVKLTGNEPLETKVRVDARIDAARQMLFFDPQTSGGLLMSVDPGQAEPMLRRLEDAGLKDAAICGEVMAAEVPHIEVLP, from the coding sequence ATGGGTCCGGTGGACCTGTCGGCCATCGTCCGTGATCTGGACATCCCGGTGCCCGCCGAGGTGTTGGTGGGGATTACCACCGGCGATGATGCCGGAGTCTATCGGATTGCGCCGGATCTGAACCTGGTGTTGACGGCGGATTTCATCACGCCGCCGTGTGACGATCCGCATCTGTTCGGGCGGATCGCCGCCGCCAATGCTCTGTCCGATGTGTACGCCATGGGCGGCACGCCCAAGGCGGCACTGAATCTCTGCTGTTTCCCGACGCGGGGAATCACCCAACCGACGTTGACCGAGATCCTCCGCGGCGGATTGGACACGCTGACCAAGGCCGGTGTCGCACTGATCGGCGGCCACACCGTCCGAGACGAAGAACTCAAGTACGGCCTGTCGGTGACCGGGATTGTACGGGACGCCGACATCAAGACCAATGCCGCCGCGCGCGTGGGCGATTTGCTGATCCTCACCAAACCCCTTGGGACCGGCATCGTGGTCACCGGACTTCGGGGAGGGTTGATCACTGAGGTCGAGGCGCGACCGGTACTGGAGGCAATGGCCGAACTCAATCACACCGCCTGCGCCGTGATGCTGGCCTTCGGCGGCGTGCACGGCGTGACCGACATCACCGGCTTCGGGCTGGCGGGGCATGCCTGGGAGATGGCGCAGGCCAGCCGTGTCGGCCTACGATTCATGGAAAGCCGGATTCCGCGCTGGCCGCTCTGTGATTCGTTAGTCGCCCGCGGCGTCAAGTCGGCCGTGAAACTCACCGGCAATGAACCGCTGGAAACGAAAGTGCGCGTCGACGCGCGGATCGATGCCGCCCGGCAGATGCTGTTTTTCGACCCGCAGACCTCCGGCGGGCTCTTGATGTCCGTGGACCCCGGCCAGGCCGAGCCGATGCTGCGACGGCTTGAGGATGCCGGCCTGAAGGATGCCGCCATCTGCGGTGAAGTGATGGCGGCGGAAGTACCTCACATCGAGGTCTTGCCCTGA
- a CDS encoding AAA family ATPase, translated as MPVKRPETLGAFKRAGLVYESVKDEMRRNLIRKITAGEELFPGIIGYDKTVIPALENAIMSRHNFILLGLRGQAKTRLVRALTTLLDDATPVIAGSPLNCHPLRPGCAYSRRLIAEKGDQTPIEWIGRDRRYQEKLATPDVTIADLIGDLDPIKAARERRDFSDEETIHYGIIPRTNRGIFAINELPDLQPRIQVGLLNILEENDLQIRGFPVRIPLDMVLVFTANPEDYTNRGNIITPLKDRIDSQIATHYPVTVAEAQRITDQEAWAHRDGTRPVLPAFYREIIEEIAFAARESEFIDQSSGVSARVPIAVMENVISNMERRNLRTGESIMVPRMADLTAAIPAVAGKVELVYEGEREGARMIVLNVIGEAIGRVFKRRFPEIDKDGGLPAKADPIFGKVLAHFSGDTKVEVSDDMTFETYANALAAVPTLKKIAEQFLKPPDAHETALGMEFVLDGLHQQNLIAKTAVDSIHRYSDMLATMLHNVRRDD; from the coding sequence ATGCCTGTCAAACGTCCCGAGACCCTGGGTGCCTTCAAACGGGCCGGCCTCGTCTATGAATCGGTCAAAGATGAAATGCGCCGCAACCTGATCCGTAAGATCACCGCCGGGGAGGAACTGTTCCCCGGGATCATCGGCTATGACAAGACCGTGATCCCGGCGCTCGAAAACGCCATCATGTCCCGGCACAACTTCATTCTCCTTGGGCTTCGCGGTCAGGCCAAGACCCGGTTGGTGCGGGCGCTGACGACGCTTCTGGATGACGCCACGCCGGTCATCGCCGGATCGCCGCTCAACTGCCATCCATTGCGCCCCGGGTGCGCCTATTCGCGCCGCCTGATCGCCGAAAAAGGAGACCAGACGCCGATCGAGTGGATCGGGCGCGACCGCCGCTACCAGGAGAAGCTGGCCACGCCGGATGTGACCATCGCTGATCTGATCGGCGACCTCGATCCGATCAAAGCGGCGCGCGAACGACGGGACTTCTCCGATGAAGAGACGATTCACTATGGGATCATCCCACGCACCAACCGCGGCATCTTCGCCATCAACGAGCTCCCCGATCTGCAGCCGCGCATCCAGGTCGGGCTGTTGAACATCCTGGAGGAGAACGACCTGCAGATTCGCGGTTTTCCGGTGCGGATCCCCCTGGACATGGTGTTGGTCTTCACCGCCAACCCCGAGGACTACACCAACCGCGGCAACATCATCACACCGCTCAAGGATCGTATCGACTCGCAGATCGCCACGCACTATCCGGTGACGGTGGCCGAGGCGCAGCGGATCACCGATCAGGAGGCGTGGGCGCATCGCGACGGCACCCGGCCGGTGCTGCCCGCCTTCTACCGGGAGATCATCGAAGAGATTGCCTTCGCGGCGCGCGAATCGGAGTTTATCGATCAATCATCAGGGGTGTCCGCGCGCGTCCCGATTGCGGTCATGGAGAACGTGATCTCGAACATGGAACGCCGCAACTTGCGCACCGGCGAATCGATCATGGTCCCCCGCATGGCCGATCTGACCGCGGCGATTCCCGCAGTCGCCGGCAAAGTCGAGCTCGTCTACGAGGGCGAGCGCGAAGGCGCCCGCATGATTGTCCTGAATGTGATCGGCGAGGCGATCGGGCGGGTGTTCAAACGTCGCTTTCCCGAGATCGACAAGGACGGCGGGCTCCCCGCCAAGGCCGACCCGATCTTCGGAAAAGTCCTGGCGCACTTCTCCGGCGATACGAAGGTCGAGGTGTCCGACGACATGACGTTTGAGACATACGCGAATGCGCTGGCGGCCGTGCCGACGCTGAAGAAGATCGCCGAGCAATTCCTGAAACCGCCGGACGCTCACGAAACGGCCCTGGGTATGGAGTTTGTCCTCGACGGCCTGCATCAACAGAACCTGATCGCCAAGACGGCGGTCGATTCGATCCATCGCTATTCCGACATGTTGGCCACGATGCTGCACAACGTGCGGCGGGATGATTGA
- a CDS encoding VWA domain-containing protein — MRFQYSEWDEELIRRLLAQRDLLRLFNYLLLQTNGDVDEALRWMRYLKEQGILAADLDLDDFERRLREDRIIQEANHRLSLTPKGEKQIRQDSLDRVFSALKADARGNHPIPREEGGSHEPLPERRPYRFGDGAQEIDFNESFINAMRRDAGDQWTLTEPDLAVRQSEATTSCATVLLLDISHSMILYGEDRITPAKQVALAFAEMILTRYPKDALDVVVFGDDAAMIQVADLAYIGAGPYHTNTQAGLRMARQILLHRKHHNKQIFMITDGKPSVIRKGDGTIYRNPAGLDPIIVNRTLDEAVICRRKKIMITTFMVTADPYLQQFVRKLTALNRGRAYFTPPDRLGGYIFWDYLHNRRRRLR, encoded by the coding sequence ATGCGCTTCCAATACTCCGAGTGGGACGAAGAACTGATCCGGCGCCTGCTGGCGCAACGCGACCTGCTGCGTCTGTTCAACTACCTCCTGTTGCAGACCAACGGCGACGTCGATGAGGCGTTGCGCTGGATGCGGTACCTGAAGGAACAGGGAATCCTCGCCGCCGACCTGGACCTGGACGATTTTGAGAGAAGACTGCGAGAGGACCGGATCATTCAGGAAGCGAACCATCGGCTCTCCTTGACCCCCAAGGGTGAGAAACAGATTCGTCAGGATTCGCTCGATCGCGTGTTTTCAGCCCTCAAAGCCGATGCGCGCGGCAATCATCCCATCCCCCGCGAAGAGGGCGGCTCCCACGAACCCTTGCCGGAGCGGCGCCCCTACAGGTTCGGCGATGGCGCCCAGGAAATCGACTTCAACGAGTCGTTTATCAATGCGATGCGCCGTGATGCGGGGGATCAATGGACACTGACCGAGCCCGATCTGGCGGTGCGACAGTCCGAGGCCACCACGAGTTGCGCCACCGTGCTCCTCCTGGACATCTCGCATTCGATGATTCTCTACGGCGAAGACCGCATCACCCCGGCCAAGCAGGTGGCGCTCGCCTTCGCCGAGATGATTCTGACCCGCTATCCGAAGGACGCGCTCGATGTCGTCGTCTTCGGCGATGACGCCGCGATGATCCAAGTGGCCGATTTGGCGTATATCGGCGCCGGTCCCTACCACACCAACACGCAGGCGGGACTGCGGATGGCGCGGCAGATTCTGCTGCACCGCAAGCACCACAACAAGCAGATCTTCATGATCACCGACGGGAAGCCCTCGGTGATCCGCAAGGGCGACGGGACGATCTACAGGAACCCAGCGGGGCTGGACCCGATCATCGTCAACCGGACACTCGACGAAGCGGTCATCTGCCGCCGCAAGAAGATCATGATCACCACGTTCATGGTGACCGCCGATCCCTATCTCCAGCAGTTTGTCCGCAAGCTCACCGCCCTCAACCGGGGACGCGCTTACTTCACCCCTCCCGACCGGCTGGGCGGATACATCTTCTGGGATTACCTGCACAACCGCCGCCGCCGGCTGCGATAG